A region of the Klebsiella sp. RHBSTW-00484 genome:
CCGGATAGATTCAAGCAAGCCAACTTATCGTCAAAATCGGTGTTGCAAAAACGGGAGTGACCATAGATTCCGTTTTCTGAGACGATCCCAAACAGGACGTTTCGGGTAAGGAGGCTGAAGAAATTGCTGCTGATGGAGCTGTGTCAGCTGAACATTTCAAATGGCATCCTGTAACGCGCGCTGTTGGTAATGTGAAGAATCAGGGACCAGAGCTCATCGAGCCTGTTGGCTGATGAGATGTCGGAGGCTGAGCCGTGTTTTAAAGCTAATGTACGCATACATTAGCTTTAAAATTAGCCGTGCATCATAACTAATTGCAATCATCAATATGGACAGCTATCACGACAGGTAGATTTTAAAAGCTTCAGACCTACGCATTAAAAGCGGTTCAAGTCTTATAAGTAGATAGTTATTATTTTAGCGGTGTATCAATACCCGCTTTATCATGGAGTTGATTTTATGGCCGATCCCCTGAACCTACAGACCGACGTCGTCCGGCAGCACACGGTGCCACGTTTTTTACTGAAGCACTTCAGTGCGCCGGGAAAAGGTGAGCGCCGGCGGTTGCACGCCTTTGACAAGGCCCGCGGAGGCAGTTACGCCACCACGCCCGACGACGCCACCGTGCGCAACACCTTTTACAATCTTGACGGTCACCCCGATCGCTTGAGTCTGGAGCCACTGCTGGGGATTTACGAACACCATGCCGCGCAGGTGATCGCCGCGCTGCTGCAGCACAGGGATATCCGCCGGCTGACCGAGGAGGAGCGGTACAAACTGGCCGTGTTTGTGGCCGTGCAGCGTGCGCGTACCTTTGGCGAGCAGCAGCGTTTAGCCGGAATGGTCTCTGTGCTTGCGGATAAATTGGCTGGCATCGGCGCGACAGCTGACCAGGTGACCGATGCCCTGGGTATATCGCCAGATCGCGATACCCGGCACGTTTTTCTGCGTTTACTGGCCGATCAGGCGCCCCATATTGACCATTACCTGAATAAAGACTGGTATCTCTTTGAGACCACGGCCGATCATCCGTTCTACGTGTCTGATAACCCTGTGGTCCTGCAGAACAATAATGACTTCGCGCCATACGGCAACCTCGGGCTGGCGGTTCGCGGTATAGAAATTTATCTGCCGCTGTCGTCCACGCTGATGCTCGCCCTGTACTGCCCTTCCATACGGGAAGAAATGCTTCAGCACCGGCAGAACATTGAATTTTTACTGGCACGCGCGCCGCATCGCATACCTGCACATATGCGCCCGTTTGAGATGCTTGAGCATATCCGGCGTTTTACGGACTATCTGTCTTTTCCGCTGAGCCAGGAGAATGTCACCCGTTACAATTCGCTGCAGGTTCAGTTTTCTGAGCAGTATGTTTTCTGTGAAAGGAATGACTTTACTCTGGTTGAGAAAATGCTGGCTCATGACGAGCGTTACCGGACCGGCCCACGTTTCACGGCTGGCTGAACCTGGGAATC
Encoded here:
- a CDS encoding DUF4238 domain-containing protein produces the protein MADPLNLQTDVVRQHTVPRFLLKHFSAPGKGERRRLHAFDKARGGSYATTPDDATVRNTFYNLDGHPDRLSLEPLLGIYEHHAAQVIAALLQHRDIRRLTEEERYKLAVFVAVQRARTFGEQQRLAGMVSVLADKLAGIGATADQVTDALGISPDRDTRHVFLRLLADQAPHIDHYLNKDWYLFETTADHPFYVSDNPVVLQNNNDFAPYGNLGLAVRGIEIYLPLSSTLMLALYCPSIREEMLQHRQNIEFLLARAPHRIPAHMRPFEMLEHIRRFTDYLSFPLSQENVTRYNSLQVQFSEQYVFCERNDFTLVEKMLAHDERYRTGPRFTAG